One genomic segment of Candidatus Methanoperedens sp. includes these proteins:
- a CDS encoding isoprenylcysteine carboxylmethyltransferase family protein, translating to MKKFFGNLIALGFIALMILVLISGLSVLLGYEKPENIEGGGHHDLTGYAYGKWAATLLSIGIFSVFVLSFLTPLKKQNWRTLGIYEAFIIALFSEMYGFPLTIYVLSSLFGLTLSFGHAEGHLLGVLLSKAGVMSMETAWALVMVASSAIIFLGLFLMSKGWSMIHASHGELVTDGIYRYVRHPQYLGLIVITVGLLVQWPTVITLAMWPVLVLMYYRLAKKEEKEAGEAFGERYEEYKLNTPMFLPSIRRNLPSQAVS from the coding sequence ATGAAAAAGTTTTTCGGCAACCTTATTGCGCTTGGATTTATAGCGCTCATGATTTTAGTTCTCATCTCAGGTCTTTCAGTGCTCCTCGGTTACGAAAAACCTGAAAATATCGAAGGCGGAGGACACCATGACCTGACAGGATATGCGTATGGCAAATGGGCAGCAACACTTCTTAGCATCGGGATTTTTTCTGTTTTCGTGCTCAGCTTCCTTACCCCACTGAAGAAGCAGAACTGGCGGACCCTGGGGATATACGAGGCGTTCATAATAGCGCTGTTCTCGGAGATGTATGGCTTCCCGCTTACGATATATGTTCTCTCTTCGCTTTTCGGACTGACATTGTCTTTTGGACATGCTGAAGGGCATCTGCTGGGAGTGCTCCTTTCAAAAGCAGGTGTAATGAGCATGGAAACTGCATGGGCACTGGTGATGGTGGCAAGCAGCGCCATCATATTCCTTGGTCTATTCCTGATGTCAAAGGGCTGGAGCATGATACATGCTTCTCATGGAGAACTTGTGACCGATGGCATCTACAGGTATGTCAGGCATCCACAGTATCTGGGTCTTATTGTAATAACCGTCGGACTGCTCGTCCAGTGGCCCACCGTAATCACGCTTGCCATGTGGCCTGTTCTTGTTTTAATGTATTACAGGCTTGCGAAAAAAGAAGAAAAAGAAGCTGGTGAGGCTTTTGGCGAGAGATATGAAGAGTATAAACTAAATACGCCGATGTTTTTGCCATCTATAAGAAGAAATTTGCCATCTCAGGCCGTATCATGA